In the Phaseolus vulgaris cultivar G19833 chromosome 7, P. vulgaris v2.0, whole genome shotgun sequence genome, one interval contains:
- the LOC137829855 gene encoding uncharacterized protein, translating into MAILLSNLCITNNTKPFFSFTSKPIICEAKNLTSKRNLILQTSLVSIGIGLTPLVSVAQSSPQALPSKSLLSGIENTASWFQFYGDGFSIRVPPEFKDIMEPEDFNAGESLYGDKAKAKTFSARFSSSDGSEILSVVTRPTNQLKITFLQAQNISDLGSLKEAAKIFVPGGSKLYSARSIKIKEDESFTTYYFYEFGKDDQHVAMMTGVSSGTAFIAGATSPQSKWDSDGVKLRSAAISLKLL; encoded by the exons ATGGCCATTCTTTTATCAAATCTCTGCATCACCAACAACACCAAACCCTTCTTCTCTTTCACCTCAAAACCCATAATTTGTGAGGCCAAGAACCTCACTTCCAAACGGAACCTTATCCTTCAAACTTCTCTTGTCAGCATCGGCATTGGCCTAACTCCTCTTGTCTCAGTTGCGCAATCGTCACCTCAAGCGTTGCCGTCAAAATCGCTTCTTTCTGGCATTGAAAACACGGCATCTTGGTTTCAGTTCTACGGTGATGGGTTTTCCATTAGAGTCCCGCCAGAGTTTAAGGATATCATGGAACCTGAG GATTTCAATGCTGGAGAGTCTCTTTATGGGGACAAGGCAAAAGCAAAAACATTTTCAGCACGGTTTTCATCTTCCGATGG ATCTGAGATTCTAAGTGTTGTTACTCGTCCAACCAATCAACTTAAAATCACCTTCTTACAG GCTCAGAATATATCTGATTTAGGTTCCCTGAAGGAAGCAGCAAAAATATTTGTTCCAG GAGGGTCCAAACTTTACTCTGCAagatcaataaaaataaaagaagacgAGAGTTTTAC GACTTACTATTTCTATGAATTTGGTAAAGATGATCAGCACGTAGCAATGATGACAGGTGTCAGCAGTGGAACG GCTTTTATTGCTGGAGCAACTTCACCACAGTCGAAGTGGGACAGCGATGGTGTAAAGCTTCGTTCTGCTGCAATATCATTAAAACTTTTGTAG
- the LOC137829853 gene encoding UPF0603 protein At1g54780, chloroplastic has translation MGTIFPPHSLSPVLNIKPSPSRILLAPFPQPKSSSLFCSKPIVSSLRKNQTSSPKPSCTTWLSHAQQGLAALAISLALNFSPVLLSGNALASEFDVLSEGPPQDSYVVDDAGVLSRVTKSDLKRLLSDLESRKNFHINFITVRKLTSKADAFEYADQVLERWYPSVEEGNNKGIVVLVTSQKEGAVTGGPAFVQAVGETILDAAVSENLPVLATDEKYNEAIFTTAKRLVAAIDGLPDPGGPTFKDNKRESNFKTKEETEEKRGQFTLVVGGLLVIAFVVPMAQYYAYVSKK, from the exons ATGGGAACCATTTTTCCTCCTCACTCCCTCTCTCCAGTCCTCAACATCAAACCTTCACCCTCAAGAATCCTCTTGGCTCCATTTCCCCAACCCAAGTCAAGTTCTCTCTTTTGCTCCAAACCCATTGTTTCCAGCCTCAGAAAGAACCAAACTTCATCTCCCAAACCATCATGCACAACCTGGTTGTCTCATGCTCAACAGGGCCTAGCAGCTTTGGCTATCTCCTTGGCCCTCAACTTTAGCCCAGTTTTGCTCAGTGGCAATGCACTGGCATCTGAGTTTGATGTGCTTAGCGAGGGTCCACCCCAAGATTCTTATGTGGTTGATGATGCAGGAGTGCTTAGTAGGGTGACCAAGTCTGATTTGAAGCGGTTATTGTCTGATTTAGAATCAAGGAAGAACTTTCACATCAATTTTATTACTGTTAGAAAACTCACG AGCAAAGCCGACGCATTTGAGTATGCTGACCAAGTCCTGGAGAGATGGTATCCTTCTGTAGAAGAAGGCAACAACAAGGGTATTGTGGTTCTTGTCACCAGTCAGAAAGAAGGAGCAGTAACTGGTGGTCCAGCTTTTGTCCAAGCTGTGGGAGAAACTATCCTTGATGCCGCTGTCTCAGAGAACCTTCCAG TTTTGGCTACGGATGAGAAGTACAATGAAGCTATTTTTACCACTGCTAAACGTCTAGTTGCTGCCATTGATGGCCTTCCAGATCCTGGTGGGCCTACATTCAAAGACAACAAACGTGAGTCTAACTTCAAGACCAAGGAAGAGACAGAAGAGAAGCGTGGACAATTCACTCTGGTTGTTGGCGGTTTGTTGGTCATTGCATTCGTTGTTCCTATGGCACAATATTATGCTTATGtatccaaaaaataa